TGGTAAAACAAAACCACAGAGGCACTGAGACACTAAGAAAAACTCAGAATCTTGAAAGATAAAAAAAATAAGCTAAAATACTTTGTGACTTTGTGTCTTAGTGGTAAAAAAAGACCACAGAGGCACTGAGGCACAAAGAAAATTTGTCTCTATCTATTCACTCCGTTCGTCTTGTTAATACGCACGCGCAAAAACTACACGTTTGTTTGACGGTTTACCGGAATAAATACATTTCCCTTCTTCCTCTTTAGCATCCAAAGGAATAGTACGAATAGTGGCTTTTGTTTCTTCTTTAATTTTTTGCTCTGTTTCGGGAGTTCCATCCCAATGCGCATAAAGAAAACCACCTTTTTCTATTTCAACTTTAAACTCTTCCCAAGTATCGACATTTCTGGAATTTTTGGCTCTAAATTCAAAGGCTCTATCAAAAAGATTTTGTTGAATCTCTTCTAATAAAACAACTATCTTATCTTCAATACCTTCCATTGGCATTATTTCTTTTGTAAGATTATCGCGACGAGCGACTTCAATAGTTCCGTTTTCCAAATCGCGTGGCCCTATTCCAAAGCGGACAGGAACACCTTTATATTCATACTCGGCAAATTTAAAACCGGGTTTTTGTGTATCACGATTATCGTATTTTACCCTAATACCTTTTGCACGAAGAGCTTTAGTAATCTCTTTTACCTCTTTAGTAATAGCATCTAACTGATCTTGACCACGATAAATAGGAACAATTACAACTTGAATTGGAGCTAATTTTGGAGGAAGAACCAATCCTTTATCATCGCTATGACCCATAATTATAGCGCCAATCAAACGAGTTGAAACACCCCAGCTGGTAGCCCAGACATATTCTTGCTTATTTTCTTTACTTACATATTTAACATCAAATGCTTTTGCAAAATTCTGTCCTAAGAAATGCGAAGTACCTGCCTGTAAGGCTTTTCCGTCTTGCATCATTGCTTCTATGCAATATGTTTCAACAGCACCTGCAAAACGTTCGTTAGGCGATTTTGTTCCTTTTAAAACAGGAATAGCCATAAAATTTTCTGCAAAATCAGCATATACCTCCAACATTTGTTTTGATTCCTCAATAGCTTCTTTTTCCGTTGCATGAGCAGTATGACCCTCTTGCCATAAAAACTCAGCAGTACGTAAAAATAATCGTGTACGCATTTCCCAACGTACAACATTCGCCCATTGATTAATCAAAATAGGTAAATCGCGATAAGACTGTACCCAGCGTTTATATGTATCCCAAATAATTGTTTCCGAAGTTGGACGAACAATCAGTTCTTCTTCCAATTTAGCATCGGGATCAACAATTATATCTCCACTATCTTCATCAACTTTTAAACGATAATGAGTAACTACAGCACATTCTTTTGCAAAACCTTCAACGTGACTCGCTTCCTTTGAGAAAAAAGATTTTGGAATAAAAAGCGGGAAATACGCATTTTCGTGAC
This sequence is a window from Bacteroidales bacterium. Protein-coding genes within it:
- a CDS encoding proline--tRNA ligase codes for the protein MAKKFSTRAEDYSQWYNDIVKHAELAENSSVRGSMVIKPYGYALWENMQRELDRMFKETGHENAYFPLFIPKSFFSKEASHVEGFAKECAVVTHYRLKVDEDSGDIIVDPDAKLEEELIVRPTSETIIWDTYKRWVQSYRDLPILINQWANVVRWEMRTRLFLRTAEFLWQEGHTAHATEKEAIEESKQMLEVYADFAENFMAIPVLKGTKSPNERFAGAVETYCIEAMMQDGKALQAGTSHFLGQNFAKAFDVKYVSKENKQEYVWATSWGVSTRLIGAIIMGHSDDKGLVLPPKLAPIQVVIVPIYRGQDQLDAITKEVKEITKALRAKGIRVKYDNRDTQKPGFKFAEYEYKGVPVRFGIGPRDLENGTIEVARRDNLTKEIMPMEGIEDKIVVLLEEIQQNLFDRAFEFRAKNSRNVDTWEEFKVEIEKGGFLYAHWDGTPETEQKIKEETKATIRTIPLDAKEEEGKCIYSGKPSNKRVVFARAY